Proteins encoded together in one Synechococcus sp. BL107 window:
- a CDS encoding phycobilisome linker polypeptide: protein MPFGPASLLGVERFSEESEAPLELLPGDEDSKKEQIIRAVYKQVLGNAYVMESERQLVAESQFKLGEISVREFVRRIAKSDLYRSRFFETCARYRYIELAFRHLMGRAPIDFQEMRDHSERLDAKGYDADIDSFLDCDDYQNAFGEWIVPYQRGWKTESCTTLQEFTWSFQLLRGNSSSSLKGDLAGISSKLGGAAYQNRPLAVIPPSSSETSGWSFRPSRNLQDAPTRLGVGAGEEGMTYRVEVTGYSANNVRRISRYVRSNRIYYVPFNKLSEQFIRIHREGGKIASITPVT, encoded by the coding sequence ATGCCTTTCGGTCCTGCCTCGCTTCTGGGGGTAGAACGCTTCTCCGAAGAGAGTGAAGCGCCACTAGAACTTCTCCCGGGCGATGAAGACTCCAAAAAGGAGCAGATTATTCGCGCTGTTTATAAGCAAGTGCTTGGCAACGCCTATGTGATGGAGAGCGAGCGTCAGCTGGTTGCTGAATCGCAATTCAAGCTTGGTGAGATCAGCGTTCGGGAATTCGTTCGCCGGATCGCCAAGAGTGATTTGTATCGCAGTCGCTTCTTCGAGACATGCGCTCGATACCGCTACATCGAGTTGGCATTCCGTCACCTGATGGGTCGAGCACCCATCGACTTCCAGGAGATGCGCGACCACTCCGAACGGCTTGACGCCAAGGGGTACGACGCTGATATCGACAGCTTTCTTGATTGCGACGACTACCAAAACGCATTCGGAGAATGGATCGTTCCCTACCAACGTGGCTGGAAAACTGAAAGCTGCACCACCCTTCAAGAATTCACCTGGAGTTTCCAACTTCTGCGGGGCAACAGCAGCAGCAGCCTGAAAGGAGATCTCGCCGGCATTAGCAGCAAACTTGGTGGAGCTGCCTATCAAAACCGCCCTCTTGCGGTGATTCCACCGTCCTCCAGCGAAACCTCAGGCTGGAGTTTCCGTCCGTCCCGCAATCTCCAGGATGCTCCGACCCGTCTTGGCGTGGGCGCAGGCGAAGAGGGCATGACCTATCGCGTCGAAGTGACGGGATACAGCGCCAATAATGTGCGCCGCATCTCCCGCTATGTGCGCAGTAACCGCATTTATTACGTGCCTTTCAACAAGCTCTCTGAGCAATTCATTCGGATTCACCGCGAAGGCGGAAAAATCGCAAGCATCACTCCGGTGACCTGA
- a CDS encoding pentapeptide repeat-containing protein, producing MVGTVALNLRTWVAPETVRPQQFEGECIDARGANWSEQDLGEQDLRNANLCRCDLRGSNLSRCQLEGADLRLARFDHVTTVPEGFDLLRSGAVGPGAKLNGAFLNNADLRGIDLRGAVLMGAYLSGADLSGALLDGVSLAGSDLRFATLRGAMCRATRFGTSQLDLADFRGADLQDAALDSVESIKGADFSHCSGLNEQLTTLLNRSAMELDHWNPLTRGTTRTSLESLRSPQS from the coding sequence ATGGTTGGAACGGTGGCTCTCAATCTGCGCACCTGGGTTGCACCAGAAACAGTTCGTCCACAACAATTCGAGGGCGAGTGCATCGATGCACGGGGAGCCAACTGGAGCGAACAAGATCTTGGCGAGCAAGACCTTCGCAACGCCAATTTGTGCAGGTGCGACTTACGAGGCAGCAATTTAAGTCGCTGCCAACTGGAGGGAGCAGACCTTCGGCTTGCTCGTTTTGACCATGTCACGACAGTCCCTGAGGGCTTTGATCTGTTGAGAAGTGGGGCAGTCGGCCCAGGCGCGAAGCTCAACGGAGCATTTCTGAACAATGCCGATCTGCGCGGTATTGATCTGCGTGGAGCTGTCTTAATGGGGGCCTACCTCAGCGGTGCCGACCTCAGTGGTGCACTGCTCGATGGTGTCTCTCTCGCTGGATCCGATCTTCGTTTCGCCACTCTTCGTGGCGCGATGTGCCGGGCGACCCGGTTCGGCACGAGCCAACTTGATCTCGCTGATTTCCGTGGTGCTGATCTCCAAGACGCTGCTCTAGACAGCGTTGAATCCATCAAAGGGGCTGATTTCAGCCATTGTTCAGGGCTCAACGAACAATTAACAACTCTGCTGAATCGATCGGCAATGGAACTGGATCACTGGAATCCTCTGACGCGCGGCACAACACGAACAAGCCTCGAATCGCTCCGCAGCCCCCAGAGCTGA
- a CDS encoding phycobilisome rod-core linker polypeptide has translation MALPLQAYPLTTQNARVSNLAGDTSTVRTELTGSSEGGADTYRSNIDCLIEQAYQQIFFHAMQSDREPFLESQLRSGNITLRDFIRGLLLSERFQQGYYQCSSNYRMVDQVVGRVLGRPVHGDAERLAWSIVIGEKGFTNFVDTLLDSDEYMSCFGYDLVPQQRSRVLPGQSLGETPIYQSFPRYGADWRDSLQERAPRSQFDGMQGQTLQVSELWVNGQPPAWLLKVWLGLFVVGGFEITRVLLTIAISMVRS, from the coding sequence ATGGCTTTGCCCCTGCAGGCGTATCCCCTCACAACGCAGAACGCACGGGTGAGCAATCTGGCGGGGGATACCAGCACAGTTCGAACGGAGCTAACGGGTTCTTCTGAAGGCGGCGCGGATACTTATCGCTCCAACATCGACTGCTTGATCGAACAGGCCTATCAGCAGATCTTTTTTCACGCGATGCAAAGCGATCGTGAGCCGTTTCTGGAATCACAGCTGAGAAGCGGCAACATCACACTTCGAGATTTCATCCGAGGCCTGCTGCTGTCTGAACGTTTTCAGCAGGGCTATTACCAGTGCAGCTCGAACTACCGGATGGTGGATCAAGTGGTGGGGCGTGTGCTCGGCCGCCCCGTCCATGGCGATGCTGAGCGCTTGGCCTGGTCGATCGTGATTGGGGAGAAAGGATTCACCAACTTTGTGGACACACTCCTCGATAGCGATGAATACATGAGCTGCTTCGGTTACGACCTTGTGCCGCAGCAACGCTCCCGCGTCTTGCCAGGACAATCTCTAGGAGAGACACCGATTTATCAGAGCTTCCCCCGCTACGGAGCCGACTGGCGCGACTCTCTGCAAGAGAGAGCTCCCAGATCTCAGTTTGACGGTATGCAAGGCCAAACATTGCAAGTCTCTGAGCTGTGGGTCAACGGACAACCACCGGCGTGGCTGCTCAAGGTCTGGTTGGGCCTCTTCGTTGTTGGAGGCTTCGAGATCACCAGGGTGCTGCTTACGATCGCGATCTCAATGGTTCGCAGCTGA
- a CDS encoding phycobilisome polypeptide produces the protein MPNDPVLKQLIASAQVLGLQNDPSLPASDRQILRMADEEKRALSPAEIQQICQSSKVDAQLIEQLQGKANHLVQQAREFLVREQPHLVQSGGALFPSERAEACWRDCWQFFRVIVYAIACKQDQFTDPEGMGALLALYAHVGVPIEGLNIALKRLKVLSEHEVSGAIEAQLLSDSFMHLLKELNKTAVKY, from the coding sequence ATGCCGAATGATCCAGTGCTGAAGCAGTTGATCGCATCAGCTCAAGTGTTGGGACTGCAGAACGATCCTTCTCTACCAGCTTCTGATCGCCAGATTCTTCGAATGGCGGATGAAGAGAAGCGCGCCTTATCACCAGCAGAAATCCAACAAATTTGTCAATCCTCGAAGGTTGATGCTCAGCTGATCGAGCAGCTCCAGGGCAAAGCCAATCACTTGGTGCAGCAAGCACGTGAATTCCTTGTGAGAGAGCAGCCGCATCTCGTGCAATCGGGTGGCGCGCTGTTCCCATCGGAACGCGCCGAAGCCTGCTGGAGAGACTGCTGGCAGTTCTTCCGCGTGATCGTTTATGCGATTGCGTGCAAACAAGACCAATTCACAGATCCAGAAGGAATGGGCGCTTTGCTCGCTCTGTATGCCCACGTCGGAGTGCCCATCGAAGGACTCAACATCGCCCTCAAACGGCTAAAAGTCCTTTCCGAGCACGAGGTTTCAGGCGCAATCGAAGCCCAACTTCTTAGCGATTCATTTATGCACCTACTCAAGGAACTCAACAAAACTGCAGTTAAGTACTGA
- a CDS encoding TVP38/TMEM64 family protein, with protein MPRIKTGIKIALITIFVILIVYYLQKYGIEPLKEAVQSMGIWAPVGIAFLRGISIVLPALPSSVYSLLAGSLLGFETGYLTIIFADFVFCNAAFFIARIWGRSPVSRLVGHKAMERIDGFSQNQLEGNFFLMTGLLMTGLFDFLSYAIGISQTRWRIFAPALVISILISDSILVAVGAGVTQGASVMLGIALLAMFALATLTGLLKKKSVETNN; from the coding sequence ATGCCAAGGATAAAGACTGGAATAAAAATAGCCTTAATTACTATATTTGTAATTCTAATAGTATATTATCTACAAAAATATGGGATCGAGCCTCTTAAAGAAGCCGTGCAGAGCATGGGCATTTGGGCTCCAGTCGGAATAGCATTTCTTCGCGGAATTAGCATCGTTTTACCGGCATTACCAAGCTCGGTTTACTCATTACTCGCTGGCTCGTTACTGGGATTTGAAACCGGTTATCTCACAATTATTTTCGCCGATTTCGTGTTTTGCAACGCAGCATTTTTCATTGCCAGAATTTGGGGACGCTCGCCCGTAAGCCGCCTGGTAGGGCACAAGGCTATGGAGCGGATTGATGGATTCAGCCAGAATCAACTGGAGGGAAATTTCTTTTTGATGACAGGTCTATTAATGACTGGCTTGTTTGATTTTCTAAGTTATGCGATTGGCATCAGCCAAACCCGTTGGAGAATTTTTGCGCCTGCCCTTGTAATCAGCATATTAATTAGTGACTCAATCTTAGTCGCCGTTGGTGCCGGGGTTACACAGGGAGCCAGCGTGATGCTGGGCATTGCCTTACTTGCAATGTTTGCCTTGGCAACACTCACAGGCTTACTCAAGAAAAAGTCAGTCGAAACAAACAATTGA
- a CDS encoding ComF family protein, whose protein sequence is MTDVEHQPCGRCIEEYGLGESNTSGSEPLPWKALGTYQGRFRQLVLKIKEQPQSRTGRAVIQLLAKAHPLPKEVLLVPIPSWKKKRCNPLPNLIAAGFGQPSTMLLHRTRAGLSQHHLNRSMRMHNLTGAFHAAPAPQISLQSKTTVWLVDDILTTGATALAAQKALNEAGHSVRGIICLGRTPAKRLGR, encoded by the coding sequence ATGACCGATGTCGAGCATCAGCCATGCGGCCGCTGCATCGAGGAGTACGGCCTCGGCGAATCAAACACCAGCGGGAGTGAACCACTTCCATGGAAAGCACTCGGCACCTATCAAGGTCGGTTCCGACAACTCGTGCTGAAGATCAAAGAGCAGCCTCAAAGCCGCACTGGACGAGCAGTGATTCAGCTGCTTGCCAAGGCTCACCCTCTTCCCAAGGAAGTTCTGTTGGTCCCCATTCCAAGCTGGAAAAAGAAGCGTTGCAACCCTCTCCCAAATCTGATTGCTGCAGGGTTTGGGCAGCCCAGCACAATGCTGCTGCACCGCACTCGAGCTGGGCTTAGTCAGCATCACCTCAATCGTTCCATGCGAATGCACAACCTGACAGGCGCCTTTCACGCAGCCCCCGCCCCACAAATATCCCTGCAGTCGAAAACAACGGTTTGGCTGGTGGACGACATTCTCACGACTGGTGCAACCGCCTTGGCTGCTCAAAAAGCCCTGAACGAAGCCGGACATTCGGTAAGAGGAATTATCTGTCTGGGGCGTACACCAGCGAAACGCCTCGGGCGGTGA
- a CDS encoding DUF2470 domain-containing protein has translation MPTDPLTPAVSARICTHMNDDHAEAVLDYARHYGGINAPESARMVAVTPNSMELDVDGSKLQIPFDHTLTDSEDAHRTLVAMLRAMPKN, from the coding sequence ATGCCTACCGACCCCTTAACTCCCGCTGTCAGTGCACGCATTTGTACGCACATGAATGATGACCACGCTGAAGCTGTGTTGGATTACGCCCGTCATTACGGCGGCATCAATGCACCAGAATCAGCTCGAATGGTTGCGGTGACGCCGAATTCAATGGAATTGGACGTGGATGGCAGCAAGCTGCAAATCCCCTTCGACCACACCCTCACCGACAGCGAGGATGCCCACCGCACATTGGTGGCCATGTTGCGTGCCATGCCAAAAAACTGA
- a CDS encoding phycobilisome rod-core linker polypeptide: protein MVVIKPTRDFTSLDRVSYVANNAAKSRQNTAINRYREEQKLGNLIPRKGLVGKTSLEYKENLCGATGIGTGPRIHSECPFSAVADEFASTGSEALTATMTAAYRQVFGNLGPTENQRCTELESQLMNGDISVRDFVAGLAKSDLYKQNYFFRVSPIRGIELNYKHLLGRPPLNQAEVSAAITVIAEHGFDGLVEKLTRSGEYLEVFGTDTVPYLRAWTSAAGAYCSTFVNLGRVTPGNAASDTTIEGRSQLVMEFTNARRLSTAEGGYEVSSFSYSRAMNDPTSGAFARMYGSKNSKSWG, encoded by the coding sequence ATGGTCGTCATCAAGCCGACACGCGATTTCACCAGTCTCGACCGCGTTTCCTACGTTGCGAACAACGCTGCGAAGTCCAGACAAAACACCGCGATCAACCGCTACCGCGAAGAGCAGAAACTGGGGAATTTAATTCCAAGAAAAGGCCTTGTTGGCAAAACATCCCTGGAATACAAAGAAAATCTCTGTGGAGCGACCGGCATCGGTACCGGCCCTCGCATTCATAGCGAGTGTCCGTTTAGTGCCGTTGCGGATGAATTCGCCTCAACAGGAAGTGAAGCTTTAACAGCAACGATGACGGCGGCCTACCGCCAAGTCTTTGGAAATCTTGGGCCAACCGAGAATCAGCGTTGCACCGAGCTGGAGTCCCAGCTGATGAATGGAGATATCTCGGTCCGTGATTTTGTCGCAGGTCTTGCCAAATCAGATCTGTACAAACAGAACTATTTTTTCCGGGTGTCGCCAATCCGTGGCATCGAATTGAATTACAAACATCTACTTGGACGTCCGCCGCTCAACCAGGCTGAAGTGAGCGCAGCGATCACCGTGATTGCTGAGCATGGATTCGATGGTCTTGTCGAGAAGCTCACTCGGTCGGGTGAATACCTGGAAGTATTTGGCACCGATACTGTTCCCTATCTCCGCGCTTGGACCTCAGCAGCAGGTGCTTACTGCTCCACGTTCGTGAACCTCGGACGCGTCACGCCAGGGAATGCCGCTTCAGACACCACGATTGAAGGGCGCAGCCAACTGGTGATGGAATTCACGAATGCCAGACGCTTGTCCACAGCAGAGGGTGGCTACGAAGTTTCAAGCTTCTCCTACTCGCGTGCGATGAACGATCCAACATCCGGCGCTTTTGCCAGAATGTATGGGTCTAAAAATTCCAAATCCTGGGGCTGA
- a CDS encoding FGGY-family carbohydrate kinase → MTSLVLGIDLGTSGVRIAVLDRSNTIQYSTSVPYDVGLNQPDGWTRACSTLIARIPAEQRYSIKALAVDGTSGTLLACDSTGRPQGEALPYSEACQGFELQLQKLVPEGGPASSNSGSLARALQLTKVYGPSTLLRHQADWINGWFLGDWTWGEEGNNLRLGWNLENHSWPEALTKQPWLNRLPIIRPSGSTLGTIASARALELGLPDDAQIVAGTTDSNAAVLATDPGDDDGITVLGTTLVMKRFTTVPIHGPGITSHRVGGRWLCGGASNAGAGVLRQFFNDELLTELSRQINPDTNSGLIFRPLPRPGERFPVDDPSLMPILEPRPVSDALFLQGLLEGLADIEAQGWQTLTALGAKPPKRLISIGGGARNPQWRRIRERRLGMPVITSQQQPAAGVARLALASLNESRPSTEQG, encoded by the coding sequence ATGACCTCCCTGGTGCTCGGAATTGACCTGGGCACCAGTGGCGTTCGCATCGCCGTGCTGGATCGATCGAACACCATCCAATATTCGACATCAGTTCCTTACGACGTCGGACTGAATCAGCCCGATGGTTGGACGCGAGCATGTTCCACATTGATTGCTCGAATCCCTGCAGAACAGCGATACAGCATTAAGGCGCTTGCTGTTGATGGCACATCAGGAACGTTGCTGGCCTGTGATTCAACGGGGCGCCCCCAGGGTGAGGCTTTGCCGTACTCGGAGGCTTGCCAGGGCTTTGAGCTGCAGCTTCAAAAGCTCGTTCCCGAAGGTGGTCCGGCCTCAAGCAACAGTGGAAGCCTCGCGCGGGCGCTGCAACTCACGAAGGTGTATGGCCCTTCTACCCTTCTCCGCCATCAGGCGGACTGGATCAATGGATGGTTTTTGGGGGATTGGACTTGGGGCGAAGAAGGGAACAATCTGCGGCTTGGGTGGAACTTGGAGAATCACTCGTGGCCAGAGGCCCTCACCAAACAACCATGGCTCAATCGGCTTCCCATCATTCGGCCCAGTGGAAGCACCTTGGGAACAATCGCAAGTGCCCGAGCCCTTGAACTCGGACTTCCTGACGATGCTCAAATCGTGGCTGGGACAACAGATTCCAATGCGGCGGTGCTGGCGACTGATCCTGGTGATGACGACGGAATCACCGTGTTGGGAACCACGCTGGTGATGAAGCGCTTCACAACAGTTCCGATCCACGGACCAGGGATCACGAGTCATCGCGTCGGAGGACGCTGGCTGTGCGGCGGCGCATCCAATGCTGGCGCAGGGGTTCTGCGTCAATTCTTCAACGATGAACTACTCACTGAACTCAGCCGGCAAATCAACCCAGACACCAATAGCGGCCTGATCTTTCGCCCATTACCGCGACCTGGGGAACGATTCCCAGTCGATGATCCATCCTTAATGCCCATCCTTGAGCCACGGCCCGTAAGCGATGCCTTATTTCTCCAGGGCTTGTTGGAGGGACTTGCCGACATCGAAGCGCAGGGGTGGCAAACCTTGACCGCATTGGGAGCAAAACCACCCAAACGACTGATCAGCATCGGTGGTGGCGCACGAAATCCGCAGTGGCGACGGATCAGGGAACGTCGCTTAGGCATGCCAGTGATCACATCTCAGCAGCAGCCAGCAGCGGGAGTTGCCCGGCTCGCTCTCGCCTCCCTCAATGAATCCAGACCATCGACTGAGCAAGGCTGA
- the metK gene encoding methionine adenosyltransferase, with translation MSRYVFTSESVTEGHPDKICDQVSDAVLDALLAQDPASRVACETVVNTGLCMITGEVTSKAKVDFIHLVRDVIKEIGYSGARAGGFDANSCAVLVALDQQSPDIAQGVNEADDHAGDPLDLVGAGDQGIMFGYACNETPELMPLPISLAHRLARQLAEVRHNGTLDYLLPDGKTQVSVVYENDQPVAIDTILISTQHTAEVGGMSDEQGIRERITEDLWTHVVEPATADLNLKPSRESTKYLVNPTGKFVVGGPQGDAGLTGRKIIVDTYGGYARHGGGAFSGKDPTKVDRSAAYAARFVAKALVASGLAGRAEVQLSYAIGVAKPVSILVESFGTGTVSNEDLTALVQEHFDLRPGAIIENFGLRNLPQARGGRFYQNTAAYGHFGRNDLNLPWEDVAAKAEELRKA, from the coding sequence ATGAGTCGTTACGTCTTCACCTCGGAATCCGTTACCGAAGGGCATCCAGACAAAATCTGCGATCAAGTGAGTGACGCAGTCCTTGATGCTTTGCTGGCACAGGATCCTGCAAGCCGTGTGGCCTGCGAGACCGTTGTCAATACTGGGCTTTGCATGATCACCGGCGAGGTGACCTCCAAGGCCAAGGTGGACTTCATCCACCTCGTGCGCGACGTCATCAAAGAGATTGGCTACAGCGGCGCTCGCGCCGGCGGTTTTGATGCAAACAGCTGTGCCGTTTTAGTCGCTCTTGATCAGCAATCACCTGATATTGCCCAAGGCGTTAATGAAGCTGATGACCACGCTGGCGATCCGCTGGACTTGGTCGGTGCGGGAGACCAGGGGATCATGTTCGGCTACGCCTGCAACGAAACCCCGGAGTTGATGCCGCTGCCCATCAGCCTGGCGCATCGTTTGGCCCGCCAACTTGCTGAAGTTCGCCACAACGGAACACTCGACTATCTCCTGCCCGACGGCAAGACCCAAGTGAGCGTGGTCTATGAAAACGACCAGCCCGTTGCGATCGACACGATTCTGATCTCAACCCAACACACTGCCGAAGTGGGGGGGATGAGTGATGAGCAAGGCATCCGCGAGCGCATTACGGAAGATCTCTGGACCCACGTCGTCGAGCCCGCCACCGCCGACCTCAACCTGAAACCCAGCCGGGAGAGCACCAAATATCTAGTGAACCCCACCGGCAAATTCGTTGTGGGTGGGCCCCAAGGAGATGCAGGTTTAACCGGACGCAAGATTATCGTCGACACCTATGGCGGCTACGCACGCCACGGCGGTGGTGCCTTCTCGGGCAAAGATCCCACCAAGGTGGACCGCTCGGCTGCCTATGCCGCCCGCTTTGTGGCGAAAGCCCTTGTGGCGTCTGGCTTGGCCGGCCGCGCCGAAGTGCAGTTGAGTTACGCCATTGGTGTAGCCAAGCCCGTTTCGATTTTGGTGGAGTCTTTCGGCACAGGAACGGTGTCGAATGAAGATCTCACGGCGCTCGTACAAGAGCATTTCGACTTGCGCCCAGGCGCGATTATCGAAAACTTCGGACTACGCAATCTTCCTCAAGCACGGGGTGGTCGCTTCTACCAAAACACTGCGGCCTACGGTCATTTCGGCCGGAACGACCTCAATCTCCCTTGGGAAGATGTCGCAGCCAAGGCCGAGGAACTGCGCAAAGCCTGA
- a CDS encoding HAD family hydrolase, translating to MATLLLRGQPIGSIHGVLFDKDGTLSHSEPHLLDLFERRLAVICDLWRDAKGAAHLSELDTTLRQAFGIRDKALHPGGTLAVAARQDNLTSTATVFCIFGCSWPEALALAETCFQRIDQQFSDDGSSRPLLDGAKRFLEKLDNASVLSAVISNDTTKGINTFLDHENISSLVADCWSADDQPRKPNPEAVHQLCKRLQLLPHQCALIGDAETDLQMARDAGIGCVIGYLGGWDIRPHLTTAVHQLEHWNELELEADP from the coding sequence ATGGCCACATTGCTGCTGAGGGGACAACCCATCGGCTCGATTCATGGGGTGCTGTTCGACAAGGACGGCACCCTTTCCCATAGCGAGCCTCACCTCCTCGATCTGTTCGAGCGAAGACTCGCTGTGATTTGCGATCTCTGGAGAGACGCCAAAGGTGCCGCCCATCTCAGTGAACTCGACACCACACTCAGGCAAGCCTTTGGGATTCGCGACAAGGCACTCCATCCTGGTGGAACCCTCGCGGTTGCTGCACGCCAAGACAACCTCACCTCCACTGCCACGGTGTTCTGCATTTTTGGTTGCAGCTGGCCCGAAGCCCTGGCACTCGCCGAGACTTGCTTCCAACGAATCGATCAACAATTCAGCGATGACGGATCATCGCGCCCACTTCTCGACGGTGCCAAAAGATTTCTTGAAAAACTCGACAACGCATCGGTTCTCAGCGCTGTGATCAGCAATGACACAACAAAAGGAATCAATACATTTCTGGATCACGAAAACATCAGCTCTCTGGTGGCGGATTGTTGGAGTGCGGATGATCAACCCAGAAAGCCAAACCCGGAAGCGGTGCATCAGCTATGCAAACGCCTGCAACTGCTACCGCATCAATGTGCCTTGATCGGAGATGCGGAAACAGACCTCCAAATGGCGAGGGATGCTGGTATCGGCTGCGTGATTGGTTATCTAGGCGGATGGGATATACGCCCTCACTTAACCACCGCCGTGCATCAGCTTGAACATTGGAATGAGCTTGAACTTGAAGCCGACCCGTAA
- a CDS encoding 30S ribosomal protein S1 encodes MAATPTEEQTPDTSTATPVDEATATAEAGDLTAEQAFEAEDLGIPEDVPTADDPSSRANRNNLEDAGFTLDEFAALLSKYDYNFKPGDIVNGTVFALESKGAMIDIGAKTAAFMPLQEVSINRVEGLSDVLLPGEIREFFIMSEENEDGQLALSIRRIEYQRAWERVRQLQKEDATIYSEVFATNRGGALVRVEGLRGFIPGSHISTRKPKEELVADFLPLKFLEVDEERNRLVLSHRRALVERKMNRLEVGEVVVGTVRGIKPYGAFIDIGGVSGLLHISEISHEHIETPHSVLNVNDQMKVMIIDLDAERGRISLSTKALEPEPGDMLTDPQKVFEKAEEMAARYKQMLLEQAEEGEEPIASMMI; translated from the coding sequence ATGGCCGCGACGCCCACAGAAGAGCAAACCCCAGACACCAGCACAGCAACACCAGTCGATGAAGCAACTGCCACCGCAGAAGCTGGTGACCTGACAGCTGAGCAAGCCTTTGAAGCAGAGGATCTCGGCATTCCCGAAGACGTTCCGACCGCTGACGACCCCAGCAGTCGAGCCAACCGGAACAACCTTGAGGATGCCGGCTTCACCCTTGATGAATTCGCGGCCCTTCTTAGTAAGTACGACTACAACTTCAAGCCAGGCGACATCGTCAACGGCACGGTCTTCGCCCTCGAATCCAAGGGCGCAATGATCGACATCGGCGCCAAGACCGCCGCGTTCATGCCCCTACAAGAGGTGTCGATCAACCGGGTCGAGGGCCTGAGCGATGTGCTCCTGCCCGGTGAGATCCGTGAGTTCTTCATCATGAGTGAAGAGAATGAAGATGGTCAGCTCGCGCTGTCGATTCGAAGGATCGAATATCAACGTGCCTGGGAGCGCGTGCGCCAGCTTCAGAAAGAAGATGCCACGATTTACTCCGAGGTGTTTGCCACCAACCGTGGTGGTGCACTCGTCCGGGTTGAGGGATTGCGCGGATTCATCCCTGGCTCCCACATCAGCACGCGCAAACCAAAAGAAGAGTTGGTTGCCGACTTCCTCCCACTGAAATTCCTTGAAGTGGACGAAGAACGCAACCGCTTGGTCTTGAGCCATCGCCGTGCGTTGGTTGAGCGCAAGATGAATCGCCTAGAAGTTGGCGAAGTGGTGGTTGGCACCGTCCGCGGTATCAAGCCCTACGGAGCCTTTATCGATATCGGCGGTGTGAGTGGATTGCTGCACATCTCTGAAATCAGCCATGAGCACATTGAGACGCCCCACTCTGTTCTCAATGTGAACGATCAGATGAAGGTCATGATCATCGACCTGGACGCTGAACGAGGCCGTATTTCCCTCTCCACCAAAGCGCTGGAGCCGGAACCCGGTGACATGCTCACCGACCCTCAGAAAGTTTTTGAGAAAGCTGAGGAAATGGCTGCTCGTTACAAGCAGATGCTTCTAGAGCAAGCTGAGGAAGGAGAGGAGCCCATCGCATCAATGATGATTTGA
- the nrdR gene encoding transcriptional regulator NrdR produces the protein MQCPSCQNTDSRVLESRAADGGRSVRRRRECLNCDFRFTTYERVETVPITVIKRDGCRELFNRTKVLHGLSRACDKTGLDAARLETVVENLELQLQQRTSKEVASSEIGELVLKELKQISEVAYIRFASVYRQFRGIDDFVSTLETMNTEQEHLAAVR, from the coding sequence GTGCAGTGCCCCTCCTGCCAAAACACAGATAGTCGCGTTCTGGAATCCAGAGCTGCAGATGGTGGACGCAGCGTGCGTCGTCGCCGGGAATGTCTTAACTGTGATTTTCGCTTCACCACCTACGAACGTGTCGAAACCGTTCCGATCACAGTGATCAAACGAGATGGTTGCCGGGAACTCTTCAACCGAACCAAAGTTTTGCATGGCTTGAGTCGAGCATGCGATAAAACCGGGCTCGATGCTGCACGGCTTGAAACAGTCGTCGAAAATCTCGAACTTCAACTGCAGCAGCGCACTTCCAAAGAAGTTGCAAGCTCTGAAATTGGAGAATTAGTTTTAAAGGAGCTCAAACAAATCAGCGAAGTCGCCTACATCCGTTTCGCATCGGTGTACAGACAATTCCGCGGAATCGACGATTTTGTGTCCACCCTCGAAACGATGAACACAGAGCAGGAACATCTTGCTGCTGTCCGCTAA
- a CDS encoding photosystem II reaction center protein T has protein sequence MESFAYVLILTFAIATLFFAIAFRDPPKIGK, from the coding sequence ATGGAAAGCTTCGCTTACGTCCTCATCCTCACTTTTGCGATTGCCACCTTGTTCTTTGCTATCGCCTTCCGCGATCCACCAAAGATCGGAAAGTAA